The Coffea arabica cultivar ET-39 chromosome 3c, Coffea Arabica ET-39 HiFi, whole genome shotgun sequence genome contains a region encoding:
- the LOC113734943 gene encoding electron transfer flavoprotein-ubiquinone oxidoreductase, mitochondrial-like isoform X2, translated as MHRFISFSSKSKLKSSQKRFSTCYSTYNSINPRPNSPLTQTNNALYDKLSYKRPRFSSVFSSGFPLNPLKIATSTRAGGEFLSGRSFCSGAEAVISRESMNYDVVIVGAGPAGLSAAIRFKQLCHEKNVDLSVCVVEKGAQVGAHILSGNVFEPRALDELLPQWKQEDAPIHVPVTSDKFLLLTKNHALPQPSPFNNKGNYVISLSELVRWLGVKAEELGVEIYPGFAASEVLYDVDDKVIGVATNDMGVAKDGTRKDIFQPGVELKGKVTLLAEGCRGSLSENVISKYNLRDKGQGQHQTYALGIKEVWEVSGDKHYPGLVLHTLGWPLDHKTYGGSFLYHMKDRQKFKHHPAIRNLLERGTVLQYGARTLNEGGYQSIPYPVFPGGAIIGCSAGFLNVPKIKGTHTAMKSGMVAAETAFGVLHEGFSMEAYWEKLINSWIWRELHAARNFRPAFEYGLIPGLVLSALEHYVMKGRSPWTLKHGKPDHEATKEARLCPRIEYPKPDGVLSFDVPTSLYRSNTNHDHDQPAHLRLRDPQIPELVNLPIYDGPESRYCPARVYEYMPDEKGQLKLQINAQNCLHCKACDIKDPKQNIQWTVPEGGGGPGYSIV; from the exons ATGCACAGATTCATCtctttttcatccaaatccaaactaaaATCATCACAAAAACGCTTTAGTACATGTTATTCTACTTACAACTCCATAAACCCACGCCCAAATTCACCATTAACCCAGACTAACAATGCCCTTTATGACAAACTTTCATACAAACGACCAAGATTTTCGTCCGTTTTCTCATCTGGGTTTCCATTAAATCCATTGAAAATTGCAACTTCCACCCGAGCTGGGGGTGAGTTTTTAAGCGGTCGAAGCTTCTGTAGTGGAGCAGAAGCAGTCATCAGCAGAGAGTCTATGAATTATgatgtggtaattgttggagcTGGCCCTGCTGGCCTCTCTGCAGCAATAAGGTTTAAGCAATTGTGCCACGAAAAGAATGTTGATTTGTCAGTTTGTGTTGTGGAGAAAGGTGCTCAAGTTG GTGCTCATATCTTGTCAGGGAATGTGTTTGAGCCCCGTGCACTGGATGAACTTCTCCCACAATGGAAACAGGAAGAT GCACCGATACATGTCCCTGTAACTTCTGATAAGTTTCTATTGCTAACCAAGAATCATGCTTTGCCTCAGCCTAGTCCTTTTAACAACAAAGGAAACTATGTTATAAG TTTGTCTGAGCTGGTTCGTTGGCTGGGAGTGAAGGCTGAAGAATTAGGTGTTGAGATATACCCAGGTTTTGCTGCTAGTGAG GTTCTATATGATGTGGATGACAAGGTTATTGGGGTTGCAACCAATGATATGGGAGTGGCCAAAGATGGCACTAGAAAAGACATATTTCAACCAGGGGTGGAATTGAAAG GGAAAGTTACTCTTCTTGCTGAGGGATGTCGAGGATCATTATCGGAG AATGTAATCAGTAAGTATAACTTGAGAGATAAAGGGCAGGGACAGCATCAGACATATGCTTTAGGAATTAAAGAG GTATGGGAAGTCAGTGGTGATAAACACTATCCTGGGTTAGTGCTTCACACGCTTGGTTGGCCCTTGGATCATAAGACATATGGCGGATCTTTTTTGTACCATATGAAAGATAGAcag AAATTTAAACATCATCCTGCCATCCGCAATCTTCTTGAGAGAGGGACTGTCCTTCAATATGGTGCTCGGACTTTGAATGAAGGCGGTTATCAG TCTATCCCATATCCAGTTTTCCCTGGTGGAGCAATTATTGGATGTTCTGCTGGCTTCTTAAATGTACCAAAAATAAAGGGAACACATACTGCTATGAAATCAG GGATGGTAGCAGCAGAAACTGCATTTGGCGTGCTCCATGAAGGTTTCTCAATGGAAGCCTATTgggaaaaattaataaattcaTGGATATGGAGAGAACTCCATGCTGCAAGGAATTTCCGCCCT GCATTTGAATATGGGCTCATTCCAGGATTAGTTTTGAGTGCTTTAGAACA CTATGTAATGAAAGGAAGATCTCCCTGGACTCTGAAGCATGGAAAACCTGATCATGAGGCGACAAAG GAAGCGCGGCTATGCCCACGAATTGAGTACCCAAAGCCTGATGGGGTTCTGTCATTTGACGTACCAACATCTCTATACAG GAGCAATACAAATCATGATCATGACCAACCCGCTCATCTTCGGCTGAGAGACCCTCAAATTCCTGAACTTGTGAATCTACCTATCTATGATGGCCCTGAGTCGAGATATTGCCCTGCCCGTGTTTATGA GTACATGCCCGATGAAAAGGGTCAGCTGAAGCTGCAAATCAATGCCCAAAATTGCCTGCACTGCAAG GCATGTGATATTAAGGACCCAAAACAGAACATCCAATGGACGGTGCCAGAAGGTGGCGGTGGCCCAGGTTACTCAATCGTGTAG
- the LOC113734943 gene encoding electron transfer flavoprotein-ubiquinone oxidoreductase, mitochondrial-like isoform X1, which produces MHRFISFSSKSKLKSSQKRFSTCYSTYNSINPRPNSPLTQTNNALYDKLSYKRPRFSSVFSSGFPLNPLKIATSTRAGGEFLSGRSFCSGAEAVISRESMNYDVVIVGAGPAGLSAAIRFKQLCHEKNVDLSVCVVEKGAQVGAHILSGNVFEPRALDELLPQWKQEDAPIHVPVTSDKFLLLTKNHALPQPSPFNNKGNYVISLSELVRWLGVKAEELGVEIYPGFAASEVLYDVDDKVIGVATNDMGVAKDGTRKDIFQPGVELKGKVTLLAEGCRGSLSENVISKYNLRDKGQGQHQTYALGIKEVWEVSGDKHYPGLVLHTLGWPLDHKTYGGSFLYHMKDRQVAIGFVVALNYQNPFLNPYEEFQKFKHHPAIRNLLERGTVLQYGARTLNEGGYQSIPYPVFPGGAIIGCSAGFLNVPKIKGTHTAMKSGMVAAETAFGVLHEGFSMEAYWEKLINSWIWRELHAARNFRPAFEYGLIPGLVLSALEHYVMKGRSPWTLKHGKPDHEATKEARLCPRIEYPKPDGVLSFDVPTSLYRSNTNHDHDQPAHLRLRDPQIPELVNLPIYDGPESRYCPARVYEYMPDEKGQLKLQINAQNCLHCKACDIKDPKQNIQWTVPEGGGGPGYSIV; this is translated from the exons ATGCACAGATTCATCtctttttcatccaaatccaaactaaaATCATCACAAAAACGCTTTAGTACATGTTATTCTACTTACAACTCCATAAACCCACGCCCAAATTCACCATTAACCCAGACTAACAATGCCCTTTATGACAAACTTTCATACAAACGACCAAGATTTTCGTCCGTTTTCTCATCTGGGTTTCCATTAAATCCATTGAAAATTGCAACTTCCACCCGAGCTGGGGGTGAGTTTTTAAGCGGTCGAAGCTTCTGTAGTGGAGCAGAAGCAGTCATCAGCAGAGAGTCTATGAATTATgatgtggtaattgttggagcTGGCCCTGCTGGCCTCTCTGCAGCAATAAGGTTTAAGCAATTGTGCCACGAAAAGAATGTTGATTTGTCAGTTTGTGTTGTGGAGAAAGGTGCTCAAGTTG GTGCTCATATCTTGTCAGGGAATGTGTTTGAGCCCCGTGCACTGGATGAACTTCTCCCACAATGGAAACAGGAAGAT GCACCGATACATGTCCCTGTAACTTCTGATAAGTTTCTATTGCTAACCAAGAATCATGCTTTGCCTCAGCCTAGTCCTTTTAACAACAAAGGAAACTATGTTATAAG TTTGTCTGAGCTGGTTCGTTGGCTGGGAGTGAAGGCTGAAGAATTAGGTGTTGAGATATACCCAGGTTTTGCTGCTAGTGAG GTTCTATATGATGTGGATGACAAGGTTATTGGGGTTGCAACCAATGATATGGGAGTGGCCAAAGATGGCACTAGAAAAGACATATTTCAACCAGGGGTGGAATTGAAAG GGAAAGTTACTCTTCTTGCTGAGGGATGTCGAGGATCATTATCGGAG AATGTAATCAGTAAGTATAACTTGAGAGATAAAGGGCAGGGACAGCATCAGACATATGCTTTAGGAATTAAAGAG GTATGGGAAGTCAGTGGTGATAAACACTATCCTGGGTTAGTGCTTCACACGCTTGGTTGGCCCTTGGATCATAAGACATATGGCGGATCTTTTTTGTACCATATGAAAGATAGAcag GTTGCTATTGGTTTTGTGGTTGCTCTTAACTATCAGAACCCATTCTTGAATCCGTATGAAGAATTCCAG AAATTTAAACATCATCCTGCCATCCGCAATCTTCTTGAGAGAGGGACTGTCCTTCAATATGGTGCTCGGACTTTGAATGAAGGCGGTTATCAG TCTATCCCATATCCAGTTTTCCCTGGTGGAGCAATTATTGGATGTTCTGCTGGCTTCTTAAATGTACCAAAAATAAAGGGAACACATACTGCTATGAAATCAG GGATGGTAGCAGCAGAAACTGCATTTGGCGTGCTCCATGAAGGTTTCTCAATGGAAGCCTATTgggaaaaattaataaattcaTGGATATGGAGAGAACTCCATGCTGCAAGGAATTTCCGCCCT GCATTTGAATATGGGCTCATTCCAGGATTAGTTTTGAGTGCTTTAGAACA CTATGTAATGAAAGGAAGATCTCCCTGGACTCTGAAGCATGGAAAACCTGATCATGAGGCGACAAAG GAAGCGCGGCTATGCCCACGAATTGAGTACCCAAAGCCTGATGGGGTTCTGTCATTTGACGTACCAACATCTCTATACAG GAGCAATACAAATCATGATCATGACCAACCCGCTCATCTTCGGCTGAGAGACCCTCAAATTCCTGAACTTGTGAATCTACCTATCTATGATGGCCCTGAGTCGAGATATTGCCCTGCCCGTGTTTATGA GTACATGCCCGATGAAAAGGGTCAGCTGAAGCTGCAAATCAATGCCCAAAATTGCCTGCACTGCAAG GCATGTGATATTAAGGACCCAAAACAGAACATCCAATGGACGGTGCCAGAAGGTGGCGGTGGCCCAGGTTACTCAATCGTGTAG